A single region of the Camelus ferus isolate YT-003-E chromosome 2, BCGSAC_Cfer_1.0, whole genome shotgun sequence genome encodes:
- the PDHA2 gene encoding pyruvate dehydrogenase E1 component subunit alpha, testis-specific form, mitochondrial yields MRKMLAAAVSRMLSDITPKPATSRVLVASCDYSNDATFEIKKCDLYRLEDGPPVTAMLTREDGLRYYRVMQTIRQMELKADQLYKQKFIRGFCHLCDGQEACYVGLEAGINPSDHIITSYRAHGLCYTRGLSVRSILAELTGRRSGCAKGKGGSMHMYTKNFYGGNGIVGAQVPLGAGIALACKYKENKEVCLTIYGDGAANQGQISEAYNMAALWNLPCIFICENNRYGMGTSVERAAASTEYYKRGNFLPGLRVDGMDVLCVREATKFAADYCRSGKGPILMELQTYRYHGHSMSDPGVSYRTREEIQNVRSKSDPIMLLRDKMVNNKLASVEELKGIDVEVRQAIDEAAQFATTDPEPSLEDLGQHIYSSNPPFEIRGANQWIKFKSVS; encoded by the coding sequence ATGAGGAAGATGCTGGCCGCTGCTGTCTCTCGCATGCTGTCTGACATCACCCCGAAGCCTGCTACTAGCAGAGTGCTGGTAGCATCCTGTGACTATTCAAATGATGctacatttgaaattaagaaatgtgATCTTTATCGGTTGGAAGACGGTCCCCCTGTCACTGCAATGCTCACCCGGGAGGACGGACTCAGATATTACAGGGTGATGCAGACTATTCGCCAAATGGAATTGAAGGCAGATCAGTtgtataaacagaaatttattcgtGGTTTCTGTCACTTGTGTGATGGTCAGGAAGCTTGCTATGTGGGTCTTGAGGCCGGGATAAATCCCAGCGATCACATCATCACATCCTATCGGGCTCACGGTTTGTGCTACACTCGTGGACTTTCTGTCCGATCAATTCTTGCAGAGCTGACAGGACGAAGAAGTGGTTGTGCTAAAGGAAAAGGAGGATCGATGCATATGTATACCAAGAACTTCTATGGGGGCAATGGCATTGTGGGTGCTCAGGTACCCCTGGGAGCTGGTATTGCTCTGGCCTGTAAATATAAGGAAAACAAGGAGGTGTGTttaactatatatggggatggcgCTGCTAATCAGGGTCAGATATCTGAAGCTTACAACATGGCAGCTTTGTGGAATTTACCTTGTATTTTCATCTGTGAGAATAACCGCTATGGAATGGGAACATCTGTTGAGAGAGCAGCAGCCAGCACTGAATACTACAAGAGAGGCAATTTCCTCCCTGGACTCAGGGTAGATGGAATGGATGTTCTGTGTGTCCGCGAGGCAACTAAGTTTGCAGCTGACTACTGTAGATCTGGAAAGGGGCCCATACTGATGGAGCTGCAGACATACCGTTATCACGGACACAGCATGAGTGATCCTGGAGTCAGTTATCGGACACGAGAAGAAATTCAGAATGTAAGAAGTAAGAGTGATCCCATTATGCTTCTCAGAGATAAAATGGTAAACAACAAGCTTGCCAGTGTTGAAGAACTGAAGGGAATTGATGTTGAAGTGAGGCAAGCAATTGATGAGGCAGCCCAGTTTGCTACAACTGATCCTGAACCATCTTTGGAAGATTTAGGCCAGCACATTTACAGCAGTAATCCACCTTTTGAAATTCGTGGTGCAAATCAGTGGATCAAGTTTAAGTCAGTCAGTTAA